A stretch of Mytilus edulis chromosome 11, xbMytEdul2.2, whole genome shotgun sequence DNA encodes these proteins:
- the LOC139495304 gene encoding uncharacterized protein encodes MASPAASTSKQRDEYCCVPFCNGNARTNTELSFHHIPSEKKMLTRKQWIVAIRRDEGEFFKIGGNTVVCSKHFKKEDYRWTPNRKCLKPEAVPSVFDWKLNESSRKAPTSRQSLFKKMKVDDREDEDEMVVEDSVCEVHNSQSVDHENDMSCDSNIHADCLEKIEKLEHVVQQKDSELKDKTYELASLNQKLQMERFGVTRFSYDHEMIEFYTGFPTFDLFLIFYSAIKPTATRMKTVYYKSSEEPSNRGRPKSMDPIDELFMFLCRLRCGFLTEDLSVRFNIHASTVSRKIITWTNYLYFILGGINIWPSRGKIMEHMPQDFKLLYPNTRVIIDCTEIFTERPSSLALASKTFSSYKSHNTWKGLVGISPHGAITFISALYSGCMSDIEITKHSGLIDLLEPGDQIMADKGFILNKLLKDTGVSIATPHFLCSDGQFTPSQIEDNQKIASLRIHVERHIKRAKEYRLLQYTVPLSLAGSVNQLWTVANLLTLFRRPLIKQKN; translated from the exons ATGGCTTCTCCAGCAGCATCAACAAGTAAACAAAGAGATGAATACTGTTGTgtgccattttgtaatggcaatGCCAGAACTAATACAGAGTTGAGTTTTCATCATATACCATCAGAAAAGAAAATGCTAACAAGAAAACAGTGGATTGTTGCAATCCGTAGAGATGAAGGTGAATTTTTCAAG ATTGGAGGAAATACAGTGGTTTGTTCCAAACATTTCAAGAAGGAAGATTACCGCTGGACTCCTAACAGAAAATGTCTCAAACCAGAAGCTGTTCCATCTGTCTTTGATTGGAAATTAAATGAAAGCAGCAGAAAGGCCCCCACATCAAGACAGTCCCTTTTCAAAAAGATGAAAGTTGACGATCGTGAAGATGAAGATGAAATGGTTGTAGAGGATAGTGTCTGTGAAGTTCACAATTCGCAAAGTGTTGATCATGAAAATGACAT GAGTTGTGATTCTAACATTCATGCTGACTGTCTTGAGAAAATTGAGAAACTGGAACATGTGGTACAGCAAAAGGACTCTGAACTTAAAGACAAGACCTATGAGCTCGCAAGTTTAAACCAGAAATTACAAATGGAACGGTTCGGAGTAACAAGATTTTCTTACGACCATGAAATGATAGAGTTTTATACTGGATTTCcaacttttgatttatttttaattttctattctgCTATCAAGCCTACTGCAACAAGAATGAAAACTGTGTATTATAAGTCTTCTGAGGAACCCAGCAATAGAGGACGTCCAAAGTCAATGGATCCTATTGatgaactgtttatgtttttaTGTAGGTTAAGGTGTGGTTTTCTGACTGAGGACTTGTCAGTAAGATTTAACATTCATGCATCAACAGTAAGCAGAAAAATAATAACTTggacaaattatttatatttcatattgggTGGCATTAATATCTGGCCTAGTAGGGGTAAAATAATGGAGCATATGCCACAGGACTTCAAACTTCTGTACCCTAACACGCGTGTGATAATAGACTGTACCGAAATTTTTACAGAAAGACCTTCTTCTTTAGCCTTGGCGTCAAAAACCTTTTCATCATACAAAAGTCACAACACCTGGAAAGGACTGGTCGGAATATCGCCACATGGTGCTATCACTTTCATTTCTGCATTATATTCTGGATGTATGTCTGACATAGAAATTACCAAGCATAGTGGACTAATTGACTTATTAGAACCAGGAGACCAAATAATGGCGGATAAAgggtttattttaaataaattacttAAAGATACAGGTGTGTCAATAGCTACGCCACACTTCCTTTGCAGTGATGGACAGTTTACACCGTCACAAATTGAGGACAATCAAAAAATTGCATCCTTAAGAATACATGTTGAGCGGCATATAAAGCGGGCTAAAGAATATAGACTTTTACAGTATACAGTCCCACTTTCATTAGCTGGATCTGTGAATCAGTTATGGACTGTTGCTAATCTATTGACTCTGTTCAGAAGACCATTAATTAAGCAAAAAAACTAA
- the LOC139495039 gene encoding uncharacterized protein — translation MASPAASTSKQRDEYCCVPFCNGNARTNKELSFHHIPSEKKMLTRKQWIVAIRRDEGEFFKIGGNTVVCSKHFKKEDYRWTPNRKCLKPEAVPSVFDWKLNESSRKAPTSRQSLFKKMKVDDREDEDEMVVEDSVCEVHNSQSVDHENDMSCDSNIHADCLEKIEKLEHVVQQKDSELKDKTYELASLNQKLQMERFGVTRFSYDHEMIEFYTGFPTFDLFLIFYSAIKPTATRMKTVYYKSSEEPSNRGRPKSMDPIDELFMFLCRLRCGFLTEDLSVRFNIHASTVSRKIITWTNYLYFILGGINIWPSRGKIMEHMPQDFKLLYPNTRVIIDCTEIFTERPSSLALASKTFSSYKSHNTWKGLVGISPHGAITFISALYSGCMSDIEITKHSGLIDLLEPGDQIMADKGFILNKLLKDTGVSIATPHFLCSDGQFTPSQIEDNQKIASLRIHVERHIKRAKEYRLLQYTVPLSLAGSVNQLWTVANLLTLFRRPLIKQKN, via the exons ATGGCTTCTCCAGCAGCATCAACAAGTAAACAAAGAGATGAATACTGTTGTgtgccattttgtaatggcaatGCCAGAACTAATAAAGAGTTGAGTTTTCATCATATACCATCAGAAAAGAAAATGCTAACAAGAAAACAGTGGATTGTTGCAATCCGTAGAGATGAAGGTGAATTTTTCAAG ATTGGAGGAAATACAGTGGTTTGTTCCAAACATTTCAAGAAGGAAGATTACCGCTGGACTCCTAACAGAAAATGTCTCAAACCAGAAGCTGTTCCATCTGTCTTTGATTGGAAATTAAATGAAAGCAGCAGAAAGGCCCCCACATCAAGACAGTCCCTTTTCAAAAAGATGAAAGTTGACGATCGTGAAGATGAAGATGAAATGGTTGTAGAGGATAGTGTCTGTGAAGTTCACAATTCGCAAAGTGTTGATCATGAAAATGACAT GAGTTGTGATTCTAACATTCATGCTGACTGTCTTGAGAAAATTGAGAAACTGGAACATGTGGTACAGCAAAAGGACTCTGAACTTAAAGACAAGACCTATGAGCTCGCAAGTTTAAACCAGAAATTACAAATGGAACGGTTCGGAGTAACAAGATTTTCTTACGACCATGAAATGATAGAGTTTTATACTGGATTTCcaacttttgatttatttttaattttctattctgCTATCAAGCCTACTGCAACAAGAATGAAAACTGTGTATTATAAGTCTTCTGAGGAACCCAGCAATAGAGGACGTCCAAAGTCAATGGATCCTATTGatgaactgtttatgtttttaTGTAGGTTAAGGTGTGGTTTTCTGACTGAGGACTTGTCAGTAAGATTTAACATTCATGCATCAACAGTAAGCAGAAAAATAATAACTTggacaaattatttatatttcatattgggTGGCATTAATATCTGGCCTAGTAGGGGTAAAATAATGGAGCATATGCCACAGGACTTCAAACTTCTGTACCCTAACACGCGTGTGATAATAGACTGTACCGAAATTTTTACAGAAAGACCTTCTTCTTTAGCCTTGGCGTCAAAAACCTTTTCATCATACAAAAGTCACAACACCTGGAAAGGACTGGTCGGAATATCGCCACATGGTGCTATCACTTTCATTTCTGCATTATATTCTGGATGTATGTCTGACATAGAAATTACCAAGCATAGTGGACTTATTGACTTATTAGAACCAGGAGACCAAATAATGGCGGATAAAgggtttattttaaataaattacttAAAGATACAGGTGTGTCAATAGCTACGCCACACTTCCTTTGCAGTGATGGACAGTTTACACCGTCACAAATTGAGGACAATCAAAAAATTGCATCCTTAAGAATACATGTTGAGCGGCATATAAAGCGGGCTAAAGAATATAGACTTTTACAGTATACAGTCCCACTTTCATTAGCTGGATCTGTGAATCAGTTATGGACTGTTGCTAATCTATTGACTCTGTTCAGAAGACCATTAATTAAGCAAAAAAACTAA
- the LOC139495040 gene encoding uncharacterized protein, translating into MYFFTVHPDDTGCLVKGKCFRSQRKNESPHDVKIMLNGVQIEYSFCTCTIGQSGYCGHVSALLYQLAHYKSLKMKLIPTDIAKTSLPQTWHVPRGQKLHGEKADNIVVQGYDREDPQRATKGIKSTLYNPIPGNEAINVNDLLGQVKDMDILFDTVVTEHRTELVQTEFGKFPKGSILSYQQKMASDYLLNLMNNNSFPELPLKNVMINNFETVLMKDQLKKYDSLKVTLLESKEIEEGTRLQSNDPKWHKIRRDRITASHAGEIAKRRADGAKLAERLQSTRHVQTAAMKRGIECEVTAAQAYSKVMNDNVNLYPCGVIVNPWCHWLAATPDRKVYAPDRNQPHGLLEIKCPNTDQLSSVKCLHLIDGELKLKKNDNYHYQIQMQMAVTGLDWCDFFVWLENDSHLETVYFDSEFWEATKDKLDLFFNTYFLN; encoded by the exons atgtatttttttacaGTGCATCCTGATGATACTGGGTGTTTGGTCAAAGGAAAATGTTTTAGATCTCAAAGAAAAAACGAGTCTCCACATGATGTCAAG ATCATGCTAAATGGAGTGCAGATTGAATATTCATTCTGTACATGTACAATTGGACAAAGTGGTTACTGTGGACATGTGTCAGCCCTTCTGTACCAACTTGCACACTACAAATCCCTGAAAATGAAGTTAATTCCAACAGATATTGCTAAAACATCTTTACCACAGACGTGGCATGTTCCACGAGGCCAGAAATTACATGGTGAAAAGGCTGATAACATCGTTGTGCAGGGTTATGACCGTGAGGATCCCCAACGAGCTACAAAGGGAATAAAGTCTACCCTATATAATCCTATTCCTGGGAACGAAGCTATCAATGTCAATGACTTATTGGGCCAGGTTAAAGATATGGACATTTTGTTTGACACTGTGGTGACAGAACACAGGACAGAACTAGTTCAAACTGAATTTGGTAAATTCCCTAAAGGAAGCATTCTCAGTTATCAACAAAAAATGGCAAGTGACTACCTCCTCAACTTAATGAATAATAATTCATTTCCAGAATTACCATTGAAAAATGTCATGattaacaattttgaaactgTTCTCATGAAAGACCAGTTAAAAAAGTATGACTCCTTGAAGGTTACACTGCTGGAAAGTAAAGAGATTGAGGAAGGAACACGTCTTCAATCGAATGATCCTAAATGGCATAAAATTAGACGTGATCGTATCACAGCATCACATGCAGGAGAAATAGCCAAGAGAAGAGCTGATGGGGCTAAACTTGCTGAACGCTTGCAGTCAACTAGACATGTTCAGACAGCAGCTATGAAACGTGGTATAGAATGTGAGGTTACTGCAGCACAAGCCTATAGCAAGGTGATGAATGACAATGTCAACTTATATCCATGTGGTGTGATTGTAAATCCCTGGTGTCACTGGCTTGCAGCTACCCCAGACAGAAAAGTATATGCACCTGATAGAAATCAACCACATGGTTTGTTGGAAATAAAGTGTCCAAACACTGACCAATTATCAAGCGTCAAATGTCTTCATTTAATCGACGGGgagctaaaattgaaaaaaaatgataactatcattatcaaatacaaatGCAAATGGCCGTGACAGGATTAGACTGGTGTGACTTTTTTGTTTGGCTTGAAAATGATTCACATTTGGAAACAGTTTATTTTGATAGTGAATTTTGGGAAGCTACAAAAGACAAACTTGATTTGTTTTTCAACACTTATTTTTTGAACTAA